A window of Exiguobacterium sp. Helios genomic DNA:
TTCCGGACATTATGGTAGACGGCTTCCCGTAAAGCTGCGAGAACAAGTTCTTCTGCAATGTTTTCAATCGTCAACCATTGAATGATCTGTTCCATCTGAAACGGGGACATCATCCCAAGTTCGCGCTCAAAATGCTGGAAGACAGACGGATTAATCGTATCGAAGTTTGGCGCTTCCTGTTCCGGGGGTGCCATTAACTTTTCATAGAGCGGCACCAGGGAATAACGTTCCGAGCCGGCGACGTTCTCCATGGCGAGTAATCCTTTTTGAAGCAATCCGAGTGTCGTCTCAATCGTTTCCGTTTCTGAAAGTC
This region includes:
- a CDS encoding DnaD domain-containing protein, whose translation is MDHNLIQLFEEGTVVLPKRLFTEAKRLGISFVEFTLIGQLFACRAEGMEMPSPEELSNRLGLSETETIETTLGLLQKGLLAMENVAGSERYSLVPLYEKLMAPPEQEAPNFDTINPSVFQHFERELGMMSPFQMEQIIQWLTIENIAEELVLAALREAVYHNVRKMTYINQILRTWEREGIKTLEDLATRGS